Proteins encoded by one window of Leptospira barantonii:
- a CDS encoding 30S ribosomal protein S1: MTNKEEKSTFAEVFKQWEQSIHEEPELRKDQVVEGKIVSVDNDYVYVAIEGLKQEGRIPRGDFDETPERGNYVSAIVKRKESQDSGCILSKKEADQRKGWEIVKEAFKNSYQVTGRLVNEIKGKGYIVNVEGVDLFLPASQLSYKFKEGETFKSKELEFKIIELNDRTRSGVVSRKKLLDEVNEEKWDALLLKLKVGDKVKSVVSKIASFGVFCEVDGVTGLLRQRDISYKKYAPFKQYFQIGQEVELVVLELDKENNKLALGLKQLYEDPWVWAERSLEKEMVIRGTVTSLTKFGAFVELKEGLEGLIHTSELAWAKKPPQPKDILKKGQEVEALVLDIDFKNRRLSLGLKQLQPNPWDQLSPEIRRGNVLEGVITGITKYGAFVEVENGIEGLIHISDITWDEKASNPTSQLKKGDTVKYMILDVNLDAQRISCGLKQLLENPYEIFRNEHPIGTIVEGKIKSIKEFGIFVEVAPGIEGLVHISEVPNGRETNIAEIYKPDEIVKTAVIKIDVKNKKISLSIKDFDKALEREEMSKYLKTSDAPSRESLGSFLNTSLR; the protein is encoded by the coding sequence ATGACAAACAAGGAAGAGAAGTCCACTTTTGCAGAAGTATTCAAACAGTGGGAACAATCAATACACGAAGAACCGGAACTCCGGAAAGATCAAGTCGTTGAAGGAAAGATCGTATCCGTCGACAACGACTACGTTTATGTGGCAATCGAAGGGCTCAAACAAGAAGGCCGTATCCCAAGAGGAGATTTCGACGAAACTCCGGAACGCGGCAATTATGTCTCCGCAATCGTAAAAAGAAAAGAATCCCAAGACTCGGGATGTATTCTCTCTAAAAAAGAAGCCGACCAAAGAAAAGGTTGGGAAATCGTTAAGGAAGCTTTCAAAAACAGCTACCAAGTAACGGGTCGTTTAGTAAACGAAATCAAAGGCAAAGGTTACATCGTAAACGTAGAAGGAGTAGATCTCTTTTTACCGGCTTCTCAACTCAGCTATAAATTCAAAGAAGGTGAAACCTTCAAAAGCAAGGAACTTGAGTTTAAGATCATCGAACTCAACGACCGCACTCGTTCCGGCGTGGTTTCCAGAAAGAAACTTTTGGACGAAGTGAACGAAGAAAAATGGGATGCTCTTCTTCTCAAACTCAAAGTAGGCGATAAGGTTAAATCCGTCGTCAGCAAGATTGCTTCTTTCGGAGTTTTCTGCGAAGTCGACGGAGTTACCGGTCTTCTTCGTCAGAGAGATATCTCTTACAAAAAATACGCTCCTTTTAAACAATATTTCCAAATCGGTCAAGAAGTGGAACTTGTAGTTCTCGAACTCGATAAGGAAAACAACAAACTCGCGTTAGGTTTAAAACAACTCTACGAAGATCCATGGGTTTGGGCGGAACGTTCTTTGGAAAAAGAAATGGTCATCCGCGGAACCGTTACTTCTTTAACGAAGTTCGGCGCGTTTGTGGAATTGAAAGAAGGTCTGGAAGGTTTGATTCATACTTCAGAACTTGCTTGGGCTAAAAAACCCCCACAACCGAAAGACATATTAAAAAAAGGTCAAGAAGTGGAAGCTCTGGTTTTGGACATCGATTTCAAAAACAGAAGACTTTCTCTCGGACTCAAACAACTCCAACCGAATCCTTGGGATCAGTTAAGCCCTGAAATCCGCAGAGGAAACGTTCTGGAAGGAGTGATTACCGGCATTACTAAATACGGCGCGTTTGTCGAAGTTGAAAACGGAATCGAAGGTTTGATTCATATCAGCGACATCACTTGGGACGAGAAGGCGAGCAATCCTACTTCTCAACTCAAAAAAGGCGACACCGTAAAATACATGATCCTCGACGTGAACTTGGACGCGCAGAGAATTTCCTGCGGTCTCAAACAACTTCTCGAGAATCCGTATGAAATTTTCCGCAACGAACATCCGATCGGAACCATCGTAGAAGGAAAGATCAAATCCATCAAAGAATTCGGTATCTTCGTAGAAGTTGCTCCCGGAATCGAGGGTCTTGTTCATATCTCCGAAGTTCCTAACGGAAGAGAAACGAACATCGCGGAAATTTACAAACCGGACGAGATCGTGAAAACCGCAGTCATCAAGATTGATGTGAAGAACAAGAAGATCTCCTTATCCATCAAGGATTTTGACAAGGCTCTCGAGAGAGAAGAAATGTCCAAGTATCTCAAGACTTCGGATGCTCCTTCTCGTGAAAGTTTGGGAAGTTTCTTAAACACTTCTCTCAGATAA
- the hisG gene encoding ATP phosphoribosyltransferase: protein MLTLALPKGRLAEESIDLMISKGWLSSKPNPDSKELIYNDPKGRIRILLVRSQDVATYVEQCAADAGISGWDVLKEGGYDLATPLDLKIGKCRLSLAAPEGYTLEARHRKIRVATKYPNLAREFFFHKGLSCEIFKLYGSIELAPLVGLSDCIVDLVSTGGTLKANGLKELDIILESSARLVFNRSSLYGKRKEAVEFMDSLSKI from the coding sequence ATGCTTACACTGGCTTTGCCTAAAGGAAGACTTGCCGAGGAGAGCATCGATCTGATGATCTCCAAGGGCTGGCTTTCCTCCAAACCGAATCCCGATTCCAAAGAACTCATCTACAACGATCCAAAGGGGAGAATTCGAATTCTTCTCGTGCGCTCCCAAGACGTTGCGACTTACGTGGAACAATGCGCTGCGGATGCCGGAATCAGCGGCTGGGACGTTCTCAAAGAAGGCGGTTACGATCTTGCAACCCCTCTCGATCTGAAGATCGGAAAGTGCAGACTTTCCTTGGCCGCGCCGGAAGGTTATACGTTGGAAGCGCGTCATCGTAAGATCCGAGTCGCGACCAAGTATCCGAACTTAGCCCGAGAATTCTTTTTTCACAAAGGATTGTCCTGCGAGATCTTCAAACTCTACGGAAGTATAGAATTGGCTCCGCTTGTCGGACTTTCGGACTGCATCGTGGATTTGGTTTCCACCGGCGGAACTCTGAAGGCGAACGGACTCAAGGAGCTGGACATAATTTTAGAATCCTCTGCGAGGCTCGTTTTCAACCGTTCTTCTCTCTACGGAAAAAGAAAGGAAGCCGTGGAATTCATGGATTCTCTTTCTAAAATATAG
- the rpmF gene encoding 50S ribosomal protein L32, with translation MAVPKRRKSKSKVRTKRAHHAIGKPNLVPCPNCNSYRLPHRICPTCGFYKTGIVLEPKVKKPKEEN, from the coding sequence ATGGCAGTTCCCAAAAGACGCAAATCGAAATCAAAAGTAAGGACAAAAAGGGCTCATCATGCCATCGGGAAACCGAATTTGGTTCCTTGTCCTAATTGTAATTCTTACAGACTTCCTCATAGAATCTGCCCAACCTGTGGATTCTACAAAACAGGAATCGTTTTAGAGCCGAAAGTTAAGAAGCCTAAAGAAGAAAATTAA